Proteins co-encoded in one Bacteroidota bacterium genomic window:
- a CDS encoding PAS domain S-box protein encodes MKNTIHSKLLVGFAIAIAFLIFFTIVTFINMNTLKVDSKKQFESYVILKNLEEIYAAVLEIETDQRGYTISGKKSFLYYYDSNIKLINLKINVLASLTYQNRLNKNELNDLKSFLTQKINHCNKVIGVRNDYGIDAALNLIRTEEGRILTAKIRRLIQLLEEKERLYLYKSNDMQIKSANFTILIFALLCLIIISILGIVFYYFITDLKEKERISVAVQESKDQLQAILDNTNSLVFIKDLEGKFLFVNRPFERKVKLSSQFILGYTDFDFYPYEAAAKYNASDKETIEKNTAVEFDGMILENEGPTFYHTLKFPLYDNNNVMYGICGITTDVTKKKEIEDKLQATKDQLQSILDNTNSLIAIRDKEGKFLFVNRQYEKLFHTSSDKILGKSLFDFFPKDVAEKIYQHDVEVLKSAQIKEFELDFPVDDEMHTSITSKFPLYDASNQIYAVCAVSTDITERRHAETELQKTNILQSAILNGTEYSIIATDKDGKIIEYNKGSEEMLGYTAGEIINRHGPELFFEPWRLTFENITSEGMGYNALLPKEKLDHPTIIETEYISKSGTRIPVLLSISVLKDANNFVTGYLGVARDISEQLKAEKLVRDAQTQLTHLAKNVPGVIFQYELKSESDRKFVYVSEGSREIFELEPQAIMEDAKVVWKLLNQDDISRFFSTLFESAKTMKPIEFESMFQLPSGKVRWLKSIAKPEKSESGSILWNGVILDISEQKNTEFELKQSRERYEIAVQGANDGLWDWNLISNHVYFSARWKSMLGYQEHELQNHLDTFTKLLHPDSVKQVFAIVNDYINGNTKNYEIELQLLHKKGYYHWVLARGAVLRDNKGKAYRFAGSHTDIMDRKFQEEALRNSEAKFRAMNDASPLGVFVTNPEGYCTYTNIAYQTITGLPAAQLLGDGWVRAIHPEDTSRVSKEWEDSISHKKAYESIHRFKRPDGTVVWCKAKAAEMLNNNKIIGYVGTVDDLTQMKNAEEKIIQSTYMINNATDAIIASDLNWVINSYNKAAEKIYGFPPEEIIGRVAEDVLLTEFINSTKRNFLLDLKYKGSWSGEVLQKRKDGSFVPILSSLSVNRDNEGNAIGYLAVNRDITERKKREETINKLNVDLELNIAQLELSNRELEAFSYTISHDLRAPLRAIDGFTQILKEDYTDLLDSEAKRLMEVIMSNAKKMGQLIDDLLHFSRLSKQEVIKVEVNMNEIVQKIITELTASLPASKFEIDLEELSVALVDSATIKQVWFNLISNSIKYASNRNKIKITIGCKVEKKELIYFIKDNGVGFNMQYYDKLFGVFQRLHGGEFEGTGVGLAIVQRIIQKNDGKVWAESKVDKGSTFYFSLPK; translated from the coding sequence GTGAAAAACACTATACATAGTAAGCTTTTAGTTGGATTTGCAATTGCGATTGCATTTTTGATATTCTTTACCATCGTCACTTTTATCAACATGAATACCTTAAAAGTGGATAGTAAAAAGCAATTTGAATCCTATGTTATTCTGAAAAATTTGGAAGAAATTTATGCCGCTGTTTTAGAAATAGAAACAGACCAGCGAGGTTATACTATTTCCGGCAAAAAGAGCTTTTTGTATTATTACGATTCAAACATCAAACTTATTAATTTAAAAATAAATGTTCTTGCTTCGTTAACTTATCAAAACCGGCTAAATAAAAATGAACTGAATGATCTAAAGTCTTTCTTAACACAAAAAATCAATCATTGCAACAAGGTAATTGGTGTACGCAACGATTATGGTATTGATGCGGCACTAAATCTTATTCGAACAGAAGAAGGTCGAATTCTTACAGCTAAAATTCGAAGATTGATTCAACTCCTTGAAGAAAAGGAACGCCTTTATTTGTACAAGTCGAACGACATGCAAATTAAAAGTGCCAACTTCACAATTTTAATATTTGCCTTGCTTTGTCTCATCATTATTAGCATACTTGGTATTGTATTTTATTATTTCATAACCGACTTAAAAGAAAAGGAACGCATTTCGGTTGCGGTACAAGAATCAAAAGACCAATTACAAGCAATACTCGACAATACTAATTCGCTGGTATTTATTAAAGATTTAGAAGGAAAATTTTTGTTTGTAAATCGACCCTTCGAAAGAAAAGTAAAGCTAAGTAGTCAATTCATTTTAGGCTATACCGACTTTGATTTTTATCCTTATGAGGCAGCCGCCAAGTACAATGCCAGCGACAAAGAAACCATTGAAAAAAATACTGCTGTTGAATTTGATGGAATGATCCTTGAAAATGAAGGCCCAACTTTTTATCATACTTTAAAATTTCCCTTGTATGATAATAACAATGTGATGTATGGTATTTGTGGCATCACAACAGATGTTACCAAGAAAAAAGAAATTGAAGATAAGTTACAAGCTACGAAAGACCAGTTGCAATCTATCTTGGACAATACCAATTCTTTGATAGCTATACGTGATAAGGAAGGAAAATTTTTATTTGTGAACAGGCAGTATGAAAAACTATTTCATACATCAAGCGATAAAATTTTAGGCAAAAGCCTTTTCGATTTTTTTCCAAAGGATGTTGCAGAAAAAATCTATCAACACGATGTAGAAGTATTAAAATCGGCACAAATCAAAGAATTTGAATTAGATTTTCCGGTGGATGACGAAATGCATACGAGCATTACCTCTAAATTTCCTCTCTATGATGCATCGAATCAAATATATGCTGTGTGTGCTGTTTCAACAGATATAACCGAACGTCGACATGCAGAAACTGAGTTGCAAAAAACGAACATCCTACAATCTGCCATATTAAATGGTACCGAGTATTCAATTATTGCGACGGATAAAGATGGAAAAATAATAGAATACAATAAAGGTTCGGAAGAAATGCTTGGCTATACAGCCGGAGAAATTATTAACCGCCACGGTCCTGAACTGTTTTTTGAACCTTGGCGCTTAACTTTTGAGAATATTACCTCAGAAGGAATGGGCTACAATGCACTACTTCCTAAAGAAAAATTAGATCATCCAACAATTATTGAAACCGAATATATCAGTAAATCAGGTACACGTATTCCAGTTTTGCTTTCAATTTCGGTGTTGAAAGATGCTAACAATTTTGTAACAGGCTATCTTGGTGTAGCCCGCGATATAAGTGAACAACTTAAAGCTGAAAAACTCGTTCGCGATGCACAAACACAATTAACTCACTTGGCGAAAAATGTTCCCGGTGTAATTTTCCAGTATGAACTAAAATCTGAATCGGATCGAAAGTTTGTATACGTAAGCGAAGGAAGCCGTGAAATTTTTGAGTTAGAGCCACAAGCGATAATGGAAGATGCAAAGGTTGTGTGGAAATTACTAAACCAAGATGATATTTCACGGTTTTTTAGCACTTTATTCGAATCTGCTAAAACCATGAAACCAATAGAGTTTGAAAGCATGTTTCAATTGCCATCCGGAAAAGTTCGTTGGTTAAAATCGATTGCGAAACCCGAAAAATCAGAAAGCGGTAGTATACTTTGGAATGGTGTGATATTAGATATCAGCGAACAAAAAAATACTGAATTTGAATTAAAGCAGAGTAGAGAAAGGTATGAGATTGCTGTTCAAGGAGCCAACGATGGTTTATGGGATTGGAATTTAATTAGCAACCATGTTTATTTTTCGGCACGTTGGAAAAGTATGTTGGGTTATCAGGAACATGAATTGCAAAATCACCTTGATACTTTTACAAAGCTGCTTCATCCGGATTCTGTAAAACAGGTATTTGCAATTGTGAATGATTACATCAACGGAAATACGAAAAATTATGAAATAGAATTGCAACTATTACATAAAAAAGGCTATTATCATTGGGTGCTAGCTAGAGGCGCTGTTTTGCGCGACAACAAAGGAAAAGCTTACCGTTTTGCAGGTTCACATACCGATATCATGGACCGAAAATTCCAGGAAGAAGCCTTGCGAAACAGTGAAGCAAAATTCAGAGCGATGAATGATGCATCTCCATTGGGCGTTTTTGTAACCAATCCTGAAGGATATTGTACTTATACAAATATTGCTTATCAAACCATTACCGGATTGCCTGCTGCACAGCTCTTGGGTGATGGTTGGGTACGTGCAATACATCCTGAAGATACTTCAAGAGTAAGTAAAGAGTGGGAAGATTCAATTTCTCATAAAAAGGCATACGAAAGTATTCATCGTTTTAAAAGGCCCGATGGCACTGTGGTGTGGTGTAAAGCAAAAGCGGCCGAAATGCTGAACAATAATAAAATAATCGGCTATGTAGGTACAGTTGATGACCTTACACAAATGAAAAATGCTGAGGAAAAAATTATTCAATCTACCTACATGATCAACAATGCTACGGATGCAATCATAGCTTCTGATTTAAATTGGGTAATAAATAGTTACAATAAAGCAGCAGAAAAAATATATGGATTTCCGCCAGAAGAAATAATTGGTAGGGTTGCAGAAGATGTATTATTGACCGAGTTTATAAATAGCACTAAGCGAAACTTTTTACTTGATTTAAAATACAAAGGATCCTGGAGTGGTGAAGTACTGCAAAAAAGAAAGGACGGAAGCTTTGTGCCGATTCTTTCTTCTCTATCGGTAAACCGCGACAATGAAGGTAATGCCATTGGATACCTTGCAGTAAACAGAGATATAACTGAGCGAAAAAAACGAGAAGAAACTATCAATAAATTAAATGTTGATTTAGAATTAAACATTGCACAACTAGAGTTAAGCAACCGCGAACTAGAGGCATTTAGTTATACCATTTCACATGATTTGCGAGCGCCATTAAGAGCAATTGATGGATTTACACAAATCCTTAAAGAAGATTATACCGATTTACTTGATAGTGAAGCCAAAAGATTAATGGAAGTAATTATGAGTAATGCTAAAAAAATGGGTCAATTAATTGATGACTTGTTACATTTTAGCCGCCTTAGTAAACAGGAAGTAATTAAGGTAGAAGTAAACATGAACGAAATTGTTCAAAAAATAATTACCGAATTAACTGCGTCTTTACCTGCTTCAAAATTTGAAATCGATTTAGAAGAATTGTCTGTTGCTTTAGTTGATTCTGCTACTATTAAACAAGTTTGGTTTAATCTTATTTCGAATAGTATTAAGTATGCATCTAACAGAAACAAAATAAAAATAACGATTGGGTGTAAAGTGGAAAAAAAGGAGTTGATCTATTTTATAAAAGATAATGGAGTTGGCTTTAATATGCAGTATTACGATAAATTGTTTGGTGTATTTCAACGTTTACACGGGGGCGAATTTGAAGGAACAGGAGTAGGATTAGCCATTGTTCAACGTATAATTCAAAAAAACGATGGTAAAGTTTGGGCCGAATCCAAAGTTGATAAGGGTTCCACTTTTTATTTCTCTTTGCCAAAGTAG
- a CDS encoding response regulator, whose product MKDVQILVVEDNDTDAELTMRALKKAQVPSKAYHVKDGVEALDFLFATGAYSHRQIENTPSVIMLDLKMPKVNGFDVLKIIKGDKRTLMIPVVVYTSSRQLEDIKKCTKLGVNSYVVKPVESDKFSKVVMEVGNYWLTVNQTLKL is encoded by the coding sequence ATGAAAGACGTACAGATTTTAGTGGTTGAAGACAACGACACTGACGCTGAATTAACCATGAGAGCACTAAAAAAAGCGCAAGTTCCTTCTAAAGCCTATCATGTAAAAGACGGAGTTGAAGCACTTGATTTTTTATTTGCGACCGGTGCCTACTCGCACAGGCAAATTGAAAACACGCCCAGTGTTATTATGTTGGATTTAAAAATGCCTAAAGTGAATGGGTTCGATGTTTTAAAGATTATTAAAGGTGATAAACGTACATTAATGATTCCGGTAGTAGTATATACTAGTTCCAGACAATTGGAGGATATTAAAAAATGTACTAAATTAGGGGTCAACAGCTATGTTGTAAAACCTGTAGAATCAGATAAATTCAGCAAGGTGGTTATGGAGGTTGGAAATTATTGGTTAACGGTAAATCAAACGTTAAAACTATAA
- a CDS encoding response regulator, with protein MDKPIKILFIEDSPHDVELIQRELRRASIEFSSYIVQTRIDFIYALEKFTPDLILSDFTLPQFNSLEALNILKQNKIAIPFVNITGAVAENFIVESIRAGADDYILKTSLNRLSASVLNIFENPNYVVRSTLFWEK; from the coding sequence ATGGACAAGCCAATTAAAATACTGTTCATTGAAGATTCTCCTCACGATGTGGAACTAATACAGCGTGAGCTAAGACGTGCCTCTATTGAATTTAGCAGCTATATAGTTCAAACCCGAATTGATTTTATATACGCACTCGAAAAATTTACTCCCGATTTAATTTTGTCAGATTTTACCTTGCCCCAATTTAATTCACTGGAAGCACTTAATATTTTAAAGCAAAACAAAATTGCTATTCCCTTTGTAAATATTACTGGTGCTGTTGCAGAAAATTTTATTGTAGAAAGTATTCGAGCAGGAGCCGATGATTATATTTTGAAAACCAGTTTAAACCGCTTATCGGCTTCGGTGCTTAATATTTTTGAAAATCCAAATTACGTAGTAAGAAGCACCCTATTTTGGGAAAAATAA
- a CDS encoding nitronate monooxygenase has translation MKIQNSFTRLLQLEFPMIMAPMFLVSNYEMVEAAMQNGIMGTFPSLNFRKEGELEQLIQRLHAAKQTQNLKGNFGINLIVQKSNPLYAKHLEICVANKVPFYITSLGNPKEVIDKAHQYGAKVFCDVTNIVHAQKCADSGCDGFIAVGQAAGGHAGPNSLQVLVPSLHHHFPNMPVIAAGGIASGEGIVSVLALGAAGVSVGTRFIASIESKVNQAYKDAIVSSHMDDIVFTTKISGTPCTIINTPYAKKIGYKQNWLERLLSNNKTTKKYFKMLVQIRGMQKLERSVKPAGYDTLWCAGQSVELIDDIQSCSQIITRMRTETAEAFKNLQQTLQA, from the coding sequence ATGAAAATTCAAAACTCATTTACTAGACTTTTGCAGCTGGAGTTTCCGATGATTATGGCACCCATGTTTTTGGTGAGTAATTATGAGATGGTAGAAGCAGCCATGCAAAATGGAATAATGGGAACTTTTCCGAGTTTGAATTTCAGAAAGGAAGGAGAGCTGGAACAATTGATTCAGCGATTACATGCAGCAAAACAAACTCAAAACCTAAAGGGTAATTTCGGGATAAATTTAATAGTTCAAAAATCAAATCCACTTTATGCAAAGCATCTTGAAATTTGTGTTGCCAATAAAGTACCATTTTATATTACTTCGCTTGGCAATCCTAAGGAAGTAATCGATAAAGCACATCAATACGGAGCAAAGGTTTTTTGCGATGTTACCAATATTGTGCATGCCCAAAAATGCGCAGACTCGGGATGTGATGGTTTTATAGCAGTTGGACAAGCAGCTGGTGGACATGCAGGACCTAATTCATTGCAAGTATTAGTTCCATCGCTGCACCATCACTTTCCCAACATGCCTGTAATAGCAGCCGGAGGAATTGCTAGTGGTGAAGGAATTGTATCGGTATTGGCACTTGGTGCTGCAGGTGTTTCTGTTGGAACTCGTTTTATTGCTAGCATAGAATCAAAAGTGAATCAAGCCTATAAGGATGCAATTGTTAGTTCCCACATGGATGATATTGTGTTTACTACTAAAATTTCGGGCACACCCTGTACTATAATTAATACACCTTACGCAAAAAAAATAGGCTACAAGCAAAACTGGTTGGAGCGTTTGTTATCGAATAACAAAACCACCAAAAAATATTTTAAAATGTTGGTTCAGATAAGAGGAATGCAAAAGCTAGAACGTTCAGTAAAACCTGCCGGTTACGATACTTTGTGGTGTGCCGGACAATCGGTTGAGCTTATCGACGATATTCAATCTTGCAGTCAAATAATTACGCGCATGAGGACAGAAACAGCTGAAGCTTTTAAAAATTTACAACAAACTTTACAAGCTTGA
- a CDS encoding SDR family NAD(P)-dependent oxidoreductase, producing MTRALITGATAGIGRATAELFAANNIHLILTGRRTNRLDELKEALTKKYGIEVKCLSFDIRNQEEVAAAITSLDENWKKIDILVNNAGLAMGLGPIQEGEINDWEQMIDTNIKGLLYVSRIVAPWMIANKKGHIVNISSIAGTQAYPNGNVYCATKHAVVGLTKSMRIDMLPHGIRVTSISPGMVETEFSLVRFHGDETRAKKTYLGLQPLSADDIADTVWYAVSRKAHVTINDIEITCTAQANTRDAIRLP from the coding sequence ATGACAAGAGCATTAATAACAGGAGCAACCGCTGGAATTGGAAGAGCCACCGCCGAGCTCTTTGCAGCGAACAACATACACTTAATTTTAACCGGACGAAGAACGAATCGACTTGATGAATTAAAAGAAGCCTTGACAAAAAAATACGGTATTGAAGTGAAGTGTTTAAGCTTCGATATCAGAAATCAGGAAGAAGTTGCTGCTGCCATAACTAGCTTAGATGAGAACTGGAAAAAAATTGACATTTTAGTAAATAACGCGGGATTGGCAATGGGTTTAGGACCTATACAGGAAGGTGAAATAAATGATTGGGAGCAAATGATTGATACCAACATTAAGGGATTATTATACGTAAGCCGCATTGTTGCTCCGTGGATGATTGCTAATAAAAAAGGGCATATCGTTAACATCAGTTCAATAGCCGGAACTCAAGCTTATCCAAATGGAAATGTGTATTGCGCTACCAAGCATGCAGTGGTTGGATTAACAAAAAGTATGCGCATTGATATGTTACCACATGGAATTCGTGTTACATCTATTTCGCCGGGTATGGTTGAAACTGAATTTAGTTTGGTTCGCTTTCATGGAGATGAAACAAGAGCAAAAAAAACCTATCTTGGTTTGCAGCCATTAAGCGCCGATGATATAGCTGATACGGTTTGGTATGCAGTTTCGCGAAAAGCTCATGTTACCATTAATGATATTGAAATTACCTGCACAGCCCAAGCCAATACCAGAGATGCGATTAGATTGCCCTAG
- a CDS encoding DUF4154 domain-containing protein yields the protein MKYLKLPLAILSFILIFTSAKAIDKDSKIKAGLVFKFAHAIEWQNPRELSDFRIALLGAHPDLVTELKRITNRKKEGKFFIRIITYASIAEVGPCEILYVDFAKFPAFNLSALKSKGLLISDNNLYMDKTMLAFIQVDRKLSFEINKSNIQNGGLKLTSGFVGLAKKTIRMNEESSDLEFSDNTAPTSSAENTTSTPIESQVTTTAVPTESKAVKKTEDKKSQKTKSKVTTEDPEFIRKQEEIKQKEREIDLKMNEVVSKKQRLDQQLQSETLSTDEKIKLAEDRINLSKQEFGLRDSVVSTKKKEYENLQQELSKLNGKYITVIKELNLQKVLNIMIVAMIGFIIIALFVVYRNYRSKLAANVLLESQKQEITQQKKIIEEKNHEVLDSINYSKRIQSAILPDMHEIEKNLSDFFILYKPKDIVSGDFYYYNKSNNDIFLAAADCTGHGVPGAFMSLVGVKESRIANAQFNSPGKILKALNNGVKETLRQTAEDATGDGIDIGLIRLSNTQVAYAGANRPLWIIKKNSFNLIEIKATKSAIAGYTKANQEFEEHLIDLEKGDCLYLFSDGYADQFGGEFHKKLTTKRFKDYLISIKNHTMKDQRKELENFIEKWRGIDEQVDDILVIGIRI from the coding sequence ATGAAGTATTTAAAATTACCGCTAGCTATACTCTCATTTATATTGATTTTTACAAGTGCCAAGGCAATTGACAAGGATTCAAAAATAAAAGCAGGACTAGTATTTAAATTTGCACATGCTATTGAATGGCAGAATCCACGTGAGCTGAGCGATTTTCGAATTGCACTTTTAGGTGCACATCCTGATTTAGTAACTGAGTTAAAACGAATAACTAACCGCAAGAAGGAGGGTAAATTTTTCATTCGAATCATTACTTATGCTTCTATTGCAGAGGTTGGACCATGCGAAATTTTATACGTTGATTTTGCAAAATTTCCCGCATTTAATTTATCAGCATTAAAAAGCAAAGGATTGCTTATTTCTGACAATAACCTTTACATGGATAAAACCATGCTTGCATTTATACAAGTTGATCGTAAACTTAGTTTTGAAATTAACAAAAGCAATATTCAGAATGGAGGATTGAAGCTTACTAGTGGCTTTGTAGGTTTAGCAAAAAAAACAATTCGTATGAATGAAGAGTCCTCTGATTTGGAATTTTCAGACAATACTGCTCCTACTTCTTCTGCTGAAAATACTACCTCAACACCTATTGAAAGCCAAGTAACAACTACTGCTGTTCCTACTGAATCCAAAGCCGTTAAAAAGACAGAGGATAAAAAATCCCAAAAAACAAAATCAAAGGTAACAACTGAAGACCCAGAATTTATTAGAAAGCAGGAAGAAATAAAACAAAAGGAACGCGAGATTGATTTGAAAATGAATGAGGTAGTTAGTAAAAAACAAAGACTCGATCAACAATTACAATCAGAAACCTTATCGACCGACGAAAAAATAAAATTAGCTGAAGATCGTATCAATTTGAGTAAGCAAGAATTTGGATTGCGCGATAGTGTGGTCTCAACCAAGAAAAAGGAATACGAAAATTTGCAACAAGAGCTGAGTAAACTCAACGGAAAGTACATTACTGTAATTAAAGAATTGAATTTACAGAAGGTATTAAACATTATGATTGTGGCCATGATTGGCTTTATTATAATCGCCTTGTTTGTGGTGTATCGCAATTATAGAAGTAAGTTGGCGGCAAATGTGTTGCTTGAGTCTCAGAAGCAAGAAATAACCCAACAAAAGAAAATTATTGAAGAAAAGAATCATGAAGTGCTCGATAGTATTAACTACTCGAAACGTATTCAATCGGCAATTTTGCCCGATATGCATGAGATAGAGAAAAACTTAAGCGACTTTTTTATTTTGTATAAACCAAAAGATATTGTGAGTGGTGATTTTTACTATTATAACAAAAGTAACAATGATATATTTTTAGCTGCCGCTGATTGCACAGGACACGGAGTACCGGGTGCTTTTATGAGTTTGGTAGGAGTGAAGGAATCGCGCATTGCAAATGCCCAGTTTAATTCGCCAGGAAAAATTTTAAAGGCTTTGAATAATGGAGTAAAAGAAACGCTTCGTCAAACCGCTGAAGATGCTACCGGTGATGGAATTGATATTGGACTTATTCGATTATCTAACACACAAGTTGCATACGCCGGTGCCAACAGACCTTTGTGGATTATTAAGAAAAATTCCTTCAACTTAATCGAAATAAAAGCTACTAAATCGGCAATAGCCGGATATACAAAAGCCAATCAAGAGTTTGAAGAACATTTGATTGATTTGGAAAAAGGCGATTGTTTGTATTTGTTTTCGGATGGTTATGCAGATCAGTTTGGCGGAGAGTTTCATAAAAAACTTACAACCAAACGTTTTAAAGATTATTTGATTTCTATAAAAAATCATACAATGAAAGATCAGCGTAAGGAGTTAGAAAATTTTATTGAGAAATGGCGTGGCATCGATGAGCAAGTCGACGATATTCTTGTAATTGGTATTCGAATATAA